The Mycolicibacterium duvalii DNA window GGCCGCGAGGTCCGGCTGCTGGTCGGTCACTCCTTCGGCGGCTCCGCGGCGATCGCCGCCGCGCACGAATGCCCGTCGGTGACCGCAGTGGTCAGCATCGGCGCGCCGAGCCAGCCCGCACACGTGGAGCACTCCTATGACGCGTTGGTCGAGCGGATCGAAAAGGAAGGGGAAGCCCCGTTTTTCATCGGTGGCAAGGCGCTGACGCTCAAGCGTCACTTCATCGAAGACGTTCGCGCCGTCGATCTGCAGGATCTCATCGCCACGCTGCGCCGGGCGCTGCTGGTGATGCACTCACCGACCGACAACACCGTCGGCATCGACAACGCCAGCGAGATCTTCCAGGCGGCGCGCCATCCCCGCAGCTTCGTCTCACTCGAGGGCGCCGACCATCTCCTCACCGAGAAGAACCAGGCAGCGCGCGCGGCACGGATCATCAGCGCGTGGGCCGACCCCTAT harbors:
- a CDS encoding alpha/beta hydrolase family protein → MSESVTFPSSSGPMLAGTVDVPDGAVRGWGVFAHGFTLSKDSPAASRICKQLAAEGIGMLRFDNLGLGDSEGDWGDGSFSHKVADTVRAVQYMNESGREVRLLVGHSFGGSAAIAAAHECPSVTAVVSIGAPSQPAHVEHSYDALVERIEKEGEAPFFIGGKALTLKRHFIEDVRAVDLQDLIATLRRALLVMHSPTDNTVGIDNASEIFQAARHPRSFVSLEGADHLLTEKNQAARAARIISAWADPYL